GTGAGAAGCAGACGACGACGGTCGCGTCCGAGGTAACGCCCCAGCCGACTGATGCGCTGAAGATCAGAACCGGCCATCAACTCGTTCTCACCATCTCCCTCTTGGGAGCATCCATCGCCTCGATGACCTGTTGCAGTTCTCCCTGGTCCAAACGCAACGAAAGCGGATGGCCCACCAGTCGGGCGGTGGTGTGGAAGAGGTCCTCAATCGCCACCAAACCATTGTCTTTGAGGGTTCGCCCTGTGGCGACCAGATCAACAATCGCTTCGGCAATCCCAGTGATCGGACCAAGCTCAACGGATCCAGTCAGGTGCACCAGCTCAACGGGGAGATCAATTGAATCGAAATACTGTCTTGCACAGCGGGTGAATTTGCTGGCCACACGGCAATGGGGCGGCAGGTCGGTGGGCCTCTGATAACCACTGCTGGATTTCACAGCAACGGACATGCGGCAGCCACCGAAACCGAGGTCAACCAGATGCGCCACAGGCATTTGGTGCTCACGCAGCACGTCGTAACCGACTACACCGAGCTGTGCCTGCCCGTAGGCCACGTAAACCGGCACATCACCGTTCCTAACCA
Above is a window of Synechococcus sp. BIOS-U3-1 DNA encoding:
- the hisG gene encoding ATP phosphoribosyltransferase; this encodes MITVALAKGALLRDSVERFRVAGLDFSAVLDPDNRQLMVPSACGRARALLVRNGDVPVYVAYGQAQLGVVGYDVLREHQMPVAHLVDLGFGGCRMSVAVKSSSGYQRPTDLPPHCRVASKFTRCARQYFDSIDLPVELVHLTGSVELGPITGIAEAIVDLVATGRTLKDNGLVAIEDLFHTTARLVGHPLSLRLDQGELQQVIEAMDAPKREMVRTS